The sequence below is a genomic window from Ignavibacteriota bacterium.
TCCTGTAAATACGTTGGAAACTGCATTTGACGAGTTTTTTGGAGATATCAGACTAAGTGTAATTGTTAAGAAACTTGGTTTGAGATATACCCTTACAGCAGATGCCAAAGTAAATGCAAGAATGGAGTGTGATCGGTCTTTGCAAATTTTCGAAGAATTAATCTCAGCAAATTTTGAGATTGTATACCGGGCAAATACGAAATTATTTTTAGAAGTTGGAAAACACGGCGAAAATGACAAAGAAATTATTATTAGAGAAGATTATAAGTACATTGACATTTCTGAAGAAGTATTAGAGCATCTTGCTTTAAAACTTCCAATGAAGCGGTTAGCACCTGAATACAGAGACAAGGAATTATCAGAAATATTTCCTGAAATCGCTAAGGAAATAATTCCCGATGAGAATTTACCTCTTGATGACAGGTGGTCAAATTTGAAAAATATTAAGTTTAATTGATTTTATATAAAGGATAAATAAAATGCCAAATCCAACCAGAAAGTTTTCGAAATCAAGAAGAAATAAAAGACGTACGCACTACAAAGCGACTCCAATGCAGACATCAGTATGTCCGCAGTGTGGAGCTACTAAGCTTTCGCATAGTGCATGCCCTGAATGTGGATACTACAACGGCAGAAAAGTTGTTGCAGCATTATAATTTTTGATTTATCGGAAACCTATGTTGAACAGCAAAATCAGAATAGCTTTTGATATTATGGGGGGCGATTTTGCTCCTCATAATGAGTTGAAAGCAGCTGCAAGTATGAAGTCCAGATTTGCTGATTCTATTGATTTGATTTTAGTAGGTAAAGAAAGCATTATCAAAGAAAATTTGCAGAAAAGCGGTTTAAGTACCTCAGATTTTGAGATACTTAATGCCGATGATGTAATAACAATGCAGGATGACCCTACAGAAGCACTCAAAACCAAAAAAGAGTCATCAATTTACAAAGGACTTGAATATCATAAATCCGGCAGGTCAGATGCGTTTGTATCAGCCGGAAATACTGGTGCTATGCTTTCACTGTCAACTATTCTGTTAGGTAGAATCAAAGGTGTTTCAAGACCTACAATCGGTTCGTTTTTTCCATCGAAGCATGGCAAACCTGTTCTGATTGTTGATGTTGGTGCTACTTTAGAACCAAAACCAAGATACTTGTATGAGTTTGCTGTTATGGGTTCAATTTATTACAGCCAGATAACCGGAACTGAAAAACCTGTTATTGGTTTACTGAACATTGGAGAAGAGGAAATTAAAGGTACCGAAATTGTAAAGGAAACATACAAGTTGCTAAAATCAAGCAACTTAAACTTCGTAGGCAATATCGAAGGACGTGATATATTTGATGCTAAAGCAGATGTTGTGATTTGCGATGGTTTTGTTGGAAATATTGTACTCAAGTTTGCCGAAAGTTTTCTTGGAATGCTAAAATCAACCTTTAAAAATTATGCAGACAGAAGCACTTTTAACAAGCTAAAAGTCGGAATGATGCTTCCGCTGCTGAAAGATGTCTTAAAAGATTTGAATTATGAAAATTATGGTGGAGTTCCACTGCTCGGAGTAAATGGAGTGTC
It includes:
- a CDS encoding DUF177 domain-containing protein, with amino-acid sequence MIKIDISGMSDGEYEFELSVPVNTLETAFDEFFGDIRLSVIVKKLGLRYTLTADAKVNARMECDRSLQIFEELISANFEIVYRANTKLFLEVGKHGENDKEIIIREDYKYIDISEEVLEHLALKLPMKRLAPEYRDKELSEIFPEIAKEIIPDENLPLDDRWSNLKNIKFN
- the rpmF gene encoding 50S ribosomal protein L32 produces the protein MPNPTRKFSKSRRNKRRTHYKATPMQTSVCPQCGATKLSHSACPECGYYNGRKVVAAL
- the plsX gene encoding phosphate acyltransferase PlsX, with amino-acid sequence MLNSKIRIAFDIMGGDFAPHNELKAAASMKSRFADSIDLILVGKESIIKENLQKSGLSTSDFEILNADDVITMQDDPTEALKTKKESSIYKGLEYHKSGRSDAFVSAGNTGAMLSLSTILLGRIKGVSRPTIGSFFPSKHGKPVLIVDVGATLEPKPRYLYEFAVMGSIYYSQITGTEKPVIGLLNIGEEEIKGTEIVKETYKLLKSSNLNFVGNIEGRDIFDAKADVVICDGFVGNIVLKFAESFLGMLKSTFKNYADRSTFNKLKVGMMLPLLKDVLKDLNYENYGGVPLLGVNGVSIIGHGSSSPTALENMVLTARDMVKAGLNTKIETALTN